A genomic region of Fodinisporobacter ferrooxydans contains the following coding sequences:
- a CDS encoding MFS transporter: MATLGGSNVSELNNRPVITQTKTNFRWWFSVALWVLLLVSYIDRTNISIAGPSMIKDGVVTPAALALANSLFLFMYGLSNIFGGFLSDRFGPRKIALVALTWWSLMTLFTGVIWSSAALILSRVLLGLGEGMHWPLNSKWVKSWFPAHERARANMFWEFGLTMGPIITGPLVTWLIISTGTWKTPFILLALIGIIIMLPIIWKIAKDRPEESKYVSKEELAYIQAGRQDEVTGSVVSVGEVLRKWDFWLLLINWSGMATVFYGILFWLPSYLMKVRHLSLHMTGFWYMLPYILMTICIILTAFASDKLMKRSIFASIGTFIAGIGLFLGTHSGNLVLAMILISISSAMNGVVLPTIWSSLQRMFPSQNVGAGAGLLNGLENIIAAVGTYILGISFSIGFPYLIIFALIGGISGLILAKRGY; the protein is encoded by the coding sequence ATGGCAACACTTGGCGGATCAAATGTTTCAGAATTGAACAACAGGCCTGTGATCACACAGACCAAAACCAACTTTCGCTGGTGGTTTTCCGTTGCTTTATGGGTATTATTGCTGGTCTCGTACATTGACCGCACGAATATCTCGATCGCCGGCCCAAGCATGATAAAAGACGGCGTTGTGACACCGGCTGCGCTTGCATTGGCCAACAGTCTATTCCTATTCATGTATGGTCTCTCGAACATTTTCGGCGGGTTTCTGAGCGACCGCTTCGGACCGCGTAAAATTGCACTTGTCGCCCTCACTTGGTGGTCGCTGATGACATTGTTCACAGGGGTCATTTGGAGCTCGGCCGCTTTAATTCTGTCCCGCGTACTGTTAGGGTTAGGTGAAGGCATGCACTGGCCGCTGAACTCAAAATGGGTAAAATCCTGGTTCCCTGCACATGAACGTGCACGCGCCAACATGTTTTGGGAATTCGGTCTGACCATGGGACCCATCATCACCGGACCTTTGGTTACGTGGTTAATTATTTCTACCGGCACCTGGAAAACACCATTTATTTTGTTGGCTCTGATCGGTATCATTATTATGCTCCCTATTATATGGAAAATCGCGAAAGATCGACCGGAAGAAAGCAAGTATGTCTCAAAGGAAGAATTGGCGTATATTCAAGCAGGTCGGCAGGATGAAGTCACAGGATCTGTCGTGTCTGTCGGCGAAGTTTTAAGAAAGTGGGATTTTTGGCTGCTGCTTATCAACTGGTCAGGCATGGCCACCGTTTTCTATGGCATTTTATTCTGGCTTCCTTCGTACCTTATGAAAGTACGTCATTTATCCTTGCATATGACTGGATTCTGGTATATGCTTCCATATATTTTAATGACGATTTGTATCATACTGACCGCATTTGCCAGTGATAAATTGATGAAGCGCTCCATTTTTGCGTCAATCGGGACATTTATTGCAGGTATCGGATTATTCCTTGGAACACATTCCGGCAATCTCGTGCTTGCCATGATTTTGATTTCCATTTCGAGCGCGATGAACGGTGTCGTGTTGCCGACGATCTGGAGCTCATTGCAGCGGATGTTCCCAAGCCAAAATGTGGGTGCCGGCGCCGGGCTTTTGAACGGGTTGGAAAATATCATAGCTGCAGTAGGCACATATATTTTGGGTATTTCCTTCTCGATCGGTTTTCCGTATCTGATCATTTTTGCTTTGATCGGCGGTATTAGCGGATTGATTCTTGCAAAACGCGGATATTAA
- a CDS encoding FadR/GntR family transcriptional regulator yields the protein MTIQKIRKTKVTDEVVEQLKTLIQQGFYKTGEKLPPEKELAKQFGVSRASIREALSVLSAAQIVEARQGEGSFVQTIDVTRYIPPVAVSILSLPEQTLHLLEVRKILEASAAELAAERATEEDLEQLEAAVHGYLDEIQMGQIGQTNDLLFHQVLAMAARNPVLVEMMQRISDLVREGMRYTLEQNMGNEERKHEVYEEHLHILQAIKNRNSEAARQAMITHLDNVRKKILRQRQITN from the coding sequence ATGACAATTCAAAAAATTCGGAAGACAAAAGTCACAGATGAAGTTGTGGAACAATTAAAAACCCTGATTCAACAAGGATTTTACAAAACGGGTGAAAAATTGCCCCCAGAAAAGGAACTTGCCAAACAATTTGGGGTCAGCCGTGCATCTATACGGGAAGCGCTATCCGTGCTGTCGGCAGCACAAATTGTAGAAGCTAGGCAAGGGGAAGGTTCATTCGTGCAAACCATTGACGTGACCCGTTATATTCCGCCTGTTGCGGTTTCTATCCTGTCCTTGCCGGAACAAACGCTTCATTTGCTCGAAGTCCGAAAAATTTTGGAGGCTTCTGCCGCGGAATTGGCTGCAGAAAGGGCGACAGAAGAGGATCTTGAGCAGCTGGAAGCGGCGGTTCACGGGTATCTTGACGAAATCCAAATGGGCCAGATCGGTCAAACAAATGATTTGCTGTTTCATCAGGTGCTTGCAATGGCCGCCAGGAATCCCGTGCTGGTGGAGATGATGCAGCGAATTTCGGATTTGGTTCGTGAAGGCATGCGTTATACGTTGGAGCAAAACATGGGGAATGAGGAACGGAAACATGAGGTATATGAGGAACATCTCCACATCCTTCAGGCGATCAAGAACCGCAATTCCGAAGCTGCCCGGCAGGCCATGATCACACATCTGGACAATGTCCGGAAAAAGATCCTTCGGCAAAGGCAGATCACCAATTAA
- a CDS encoding FAD-binding oxidoreductase, with protein sequence MGNKIHAEVLSELGSALAPERVLTAEADRWSYSYDASFGVYPPECVVQPISTEEVVALVRIACKHNIPLYPRGAGSCLSGGPLPVYGGIAVDLTHLNQTLEIFADDLVAVVSPGVKTGDIQKAAERYGLFYPPDPSSSGISTIGGNIAENSGGPRGLKYGVTRDYVLGLEVVTPEGSVLRTGGRTVKNVTGYDLTRLIIGSEGTLGIVTKAVLRLLPKPQARRTMLAVFSDLVQSGRAISKVLTSGILPCAIEIIDQACLRAVEAFRPGGLPIDAEAVLLVEVDGHPAAVEEEILQVAEICRQLGSVHVEIAKDEQTRERLWFARKQISPAIARIKPTKISEDATVPRSQIPAMFARLKQIREKYAIDLVVFGHAGDGNLHPNILCDMRNQEEMQRVEQAVSEIFQAALELGGTLSGEHGIGTMKAPFLSWEVGEVGIDMMKRIKTAWDPLSIMNPGKIFPEPGNDRLVLRQ encoded by the coding sequence ATGGGGAACAAGATACATGCGGAAGTGCTGAGCGAACTGGGGTCTGCACTCGCGCCGGAACGTGTATTGACAGCAGAAGCAGACCGCTGGAGCTACTCCTATGACGCTTCTTTTGGAGTATATCCTCCGGAATGCGTGGTCCAGCCGATTTCTACGGAAGAAGTCGTCGCATTGGTGAGAATCGCCTGTAAACATAACATACCGCTGTATCCCCGCGGAGCCGGCAGTTGCTTGAGCGGCGGCCCCCTTCCCGTATATGGCGGGATTGCCGTTGATCTCACACATTTGAATCAGACACTGGAGATTTTTGCGGATGATCTGGTCGCGGTTGTATCACCGGGAGTCAAAACAGGAGATATTCAAAAAGCGGCGGAACGTTATGGCTTATTTTACCCGCCGGACCCTAGCAGTTCCGGTATTTCCACAATCGGCGGGAACATTGCGGAAAATTCCGGCGGTCCGCGCGGATTAAAATACGGAGTCACACGGGATTACGTATTGGGACTTGAAGTGGTAACGCCGGAGGGTAGCGTTTTACGAACAGGCGGGAGGACCGTCAAAAATGTCACCGGCTACGATTTGACCCGGCTGATCATCGGCTCTGAGGGGACGTTGGGCATTGTCACAAAAGCGGTATTGCGGCTGCTGCCCAAACCGCAGGCGCGCCGGACCATGCTTGCCGTTTTTTCCGATTTGGTCCAATCCGGACGGGCGATCTCAAAAGTCTTGACATCCGGAATCCTGCCGTGCGCAATTGAAATCATTGATCAAGCATGCCTGCGTGCGGTCGAAGCATTTCGGCCCGGCGGTCTGCCGATAGATGCAGAAGCTGTCCTTTTGGTGGAAGTGGATGGTCATCCTGCTGCTGTTGAAGAAGAAATTTTGCAAGTCGCTGAAATTTGCCGGCAATTGGGTTCCGTCCATGTAGAAATCGCCAAAGACGAGCAAACGAGGGAACGTTTGTGGTTTGCACGCAAACAGATCTCACCGGCCATTGCCCGAATCAAACCGACAAAAATTTCTGAAGATGCGACAGTACCGCGCAGCCAGATTCCTGCCATGTTTGCGAGATTAAAGCAAATCCGCGAGAAATATGCCATTGATCTGGTGGTTTTTGGCCATGCCGGGGATGGCAATCTGCATCCGAATATTCTCTGCGATATGCGCAATCAAGAGGAAATGCAGCGGGTGGAGCAAGCGGTGAGTGAAATTTTTCAAGCGGCGCTGGAATTGGGCGGAACGTTATCAGGAGAACATGGGATCGGGACGATGAAGGCGCCTTTTCTCTCATGGGAAGTCGGGGAAGTCGGCATCGATATGATGAAGCGGATCAAAACCGCATGGGATCCGCTCAGTATTATGAATCCCGGCAAAATATTTCCGGAACCCGGGAATGATAGGCTGGTGTTGCGTCAATGA
- a CDS encoding (Fe-S)-binding protein, with amino-acid sequence MNINAESKTADKNGLLVGKEYSLADALAYEDTLRCVQCGYCLPVCPTHRTMGTETQSPRGRINLVKMAAEGKVSDLSVLAEPIDLCLGCRACETACPVGVPYGHILEQTRHVLWEKQQKETKQTWRQKAQNWFYRKVFPNARRMQRVGDLLWLYQQTIGRTGHWFTSLPVFPKSMREFARILPKMENPFYRRQISESYTHQTAAITSQSNMAFLFTGCIMDVMFHRINRQTGRLLNRYDWRVAVPHTQSCCGALHAHIGDLDTAKTLACKNIEAFEQSGADILVHTAGGCGGMLFEYGKLLADDPDWSERAKRFSEKVKDISEIAASVPQEVFVKDVPLRATYQSSCHLRYVAGVKDAPVQALQRIPGITYVEMKEMDRCCGSAGIYNVVNYDASMEILDEKMENAANTHAQVLVTSNPGCLLQMKLGIERHGMSEHMQAVHLVELLAQSCDIK; translated from the coding sequence ATGAATATAAATGCCGAAAGCAAGACTGCCGATAAAAACGGTTTGCTGGTTGGAAAAGAATATTCCTTGGCAGATGCGCTTGCATATGAAGATACACTCCGCTGCGTACAATGCGGATATTGTTTACCGGTGTGTCCGACACACCGCACGATGGGCACGGAAACCCAGTCGCCCCGCGGCCGCATTAACTTGGTGAAGATGGCGGCAGAAGGAAAAGTCAGTGACCTGTCCGTTTTGGCAGAACCGATTGATTTGTGCCTTGGCTGTCGCGCCTGTGAAACGGCCTGCCCGGTAGGAGTTCCGTATGGACATATCCTCGAACAAACCCGACATGTTCTTTGGGAGAAGCAGCAAAAAGAGACAAAACAAACTTGGCGGCAAAAAGCTCAGAACTGGTTTTACCGGAAAGTTTTCCCGAATGCCAGACGTATGCAGCGTGTCGGGGATCTCCTATGGCTGTACCAACAGACCATCGGACGGACTGGTCATTGGTTCACATCACTTCCTGTATTTCCTAAGAGTATGCGAGAATTTGCCCGCATCCTGCCAAAGATGGAGAACCCTTTTTATCGCAGACAAATATCGGAATCATATACCCATCAGACTGCCGCCATTACATCACAATCAAACATGGCATTCCTGTTTACAGGGTGCATTATGGATGTCATGTTTCACCGGATCAATCGCCAGACCGGCCGGTTACTCAATCGTTACGATTGGCGGGTGGCAGTTCCGCACACGCAATCCTGCTGTGGCGCATTGCATGCACATATCGGCGATCTTGATACTGCGAAAACACTCGCCTGCAAGAATATCGAAGCGTTTGAACAATCGGGCGCCGATATTCTTGTACATACGGCGGGTGGATGCGGGGGCATGCTGTTCGAATACGGAAAGCTGCTAGCCGATGATCCTGATTGGTCGGAACGAGCCAAACGTTTTTCGGAAAAAGTAAAAGATATTAGCGAAATTGCTGCATCTGTACCGCAGGAAGTGTTCGTAAAGGATGTACCGCTCCGTGCCACATATCAATCCTCATGTCACTTGCGCTACGTAGCCGGTGTAAAAGATGCACCCGTGCAAGCGCTGCAACGCATACCGGGAATTACATACGTGGAAATGAAGGAGATGGACAGATGCTGTGGTTCGGCGGGAATCTACAACGTAGTGAATTATGATGCGTCGATGGAAATTCTGGACGAGAAAATGGAAAACGCCGCAAACACACATGCACAAGTATTGGTGACATCGAATCCGGGATGTCTTCTGCAGATGAAACTGGGAATTGAAAGACACGGGATGTCTGAACACATGCAAGCGGTTCACTTGGTGGAGCTATTGGCACAATCCTGTGACATTAAATGA
- a CDS encoding cytochrome b N-terminal domain-containing protein, whose amino-acid sequence MNWTKSIRTRMSEKLSWENLLPSEQPVYVSSLVYSFGVFTLSSLVFCIASGVIMAAKGPLWYQYSGLGEFLRSIHFWSVQAFFFFMTMHLVVQFFMGSWREGRTVTWVIGVLSFGISVVDAFTGYLSRGDFFSQWNQVQSKDAFNGAGMDGFLNILNNGQVYGIHIVVLPFILFILVGWHLLAVRSKGVVPPYPARLKKKDGV is encoded by the coding sequence ATGAATTGGACCAAATCCATACGCACTCGCATGTCGGAAAAATTATCCTGGGAAAATTTGCTCCCTTCGGAACAACCCGTTTATGTATCTTCATTGGTATACAGTTTTGGCGTCTTTACACTGAGCAGTCTGGTATTTTGTATCGCATCCGGAGTGATCATGGCGGCAAAAGGACCGTTATGGTATCAGTATTCAGGCCTGGGGGAATTTTTGCGAAGCATCCATTTTTGGAGTGTGCAAGCATTTTTCTTCTTTATGACGATGCACCTGGTCGTACAGTTTTTTATGGGATCGTGGCGTGAGGGTCGAACTGTAACTTGGGTTATTGGCGTACTATCATTTGGAATTTCTGTCGTAGATGCATTTACCGGCTATCTCTCCAGAGGAGACTTTTTTTCTCAATGGAACCAGGTACAAAGCAAGGATGCTTTTAACGGCGCAGGAATGGATGGTTTCCTGAATATTCTCAACAACGGACAGGTTTACGGAATCCATATTGTTGTGCTGCCGTTTATTTTGTTTATTTTGGTTGGCTGGCATTTGCTTGCCGTTCGAAGTAAAGGTGTCGTTCCACCGTATCCAGCTCGCCTGAAGAAAAAGGATGGTGTATGA
- a CDS encoding response regulator transcription factor — protein sequence MAIRIAAFDQNPLFLFGVVLTLESASDFEIVGVGSSEEEAIQVVKEFSPDIVLINPFHSSMHGLTTIQRILKSCSGTKIVIITEGNCNFICKLDKYSIYGYLNKSIDPDRLVHYLYNIYAEEKNMLGIEKRTCECSLRSKIEEIPIREIEVLIKMSAGSTDQEISRFLKRNIHTVRKHVSNILKKFHVKNRTQVVSYMQTGVFISGRNFWSMK from the coding sequence ATGGCTATTCGGATTGCCGCATTCGATCAGAACCCACTGTTTCTTTTTGGAGTTGTTCTCACGTTGGAATCAGCTTCAGACTTTGAAATCGTAGGGGTAGGAAGCAGTGAAGAAGAGGCCATTCAAGTTGTAAAGGAATTTAGCCCCGACATCGTGCTTATTAATCCATTTCATTCTTCTATGCATGGATTAACTACGATTCAACGTATTTTAAAATCTTGCTCAGGTACTAAAATTGTGATCATTACAGAAGGGAATTGTAATTTTATTTGTAAACTGGATAAATATAGTATATACGGTTATTTAAATAAAAGTATAGATCCTGACCGTCTTGTTCATTATTTGTATAACATTTACGCTGAGGAAAAGAATATGTTGGGCATTGAGAAGCGTACATGCGAATGCAGTCTGCGATCGAAAATAGAGGAAATTCCGATCCGGGAAATTGAGGTTTTGATTAAAATGTCAGCAGGTTCAACAGATCAGGAAATTTCAAGGTTTTTGAAAAGAAATATCCATACTGTACGTAAACACGTATCCAATATTTTGAAAAAATTTCATGTAAAAAATCGAACACAAGTGGTCAGTTATATGCAAACAGGTGTATTTATATCCGGTCGCAATTTTTGGAGTATGAAATGA
- a CDS encoding transposase, with protein sequence MSALQKPRFKELNHGECAGAPILKSLWDRFDFSLLLTQSGIMKRSGTPSWLICFLYVVGIVSNCPSVVQIVKLASKDTLLKAMFQPWKFTQSTLSRFFTNGFAWMTFGKKRVERLQQDPLTQLTDGDVINLDDTHSAHPYAKQLPFLSWLFDHSMKVYVWATNLVVLQAVLKSGLEYPLFYRVWHKPEIKGEGITKLDLARQMLLMLRESVTCHLWVAMDRWYLCKQFFTFLEENNFDWVTKAKRNTILFRKVIEPGTRRERFVPLTPVMLIREVFKELTRKATSGLVSISIPGIYMKRPYAAVNRKGKQVTKHKYVPIAAVVAMRLKEDERLDSDNVETEGEDSPATYKGAYLIISNRHDTPKEALQTYIKRWRIEVFFRAAKQELAFEKCHSESQAHHHAHFELLFTAETLLAVALFELNKEKTSDDEGYTHGEMVRGLFHTRCQVRVKNHKGIQRIYIDCDTQVQQFARLIELFWPEHYLMLLWATPKPDIYQSLPQTA encoded by the coding sequence AGGGGCACCCATTCTTAAAAGTTTATGGGATCGTTTTGACTTTTCTCTGTTACTCACTCAATCAGGCATCATGAAACGCAGTGGAACTCCGTCATGGTTAATTTGCTTTCTCTATGTCGTTGGTATTGTTTCGAATTGTCCTTCTGTTGTTCAGATAGTGAAACTGGCCAGCAAGGATACGTTGCTTAAGGCGATGTTTCAGCCTTGGAAATTTACCCAATCTACGTTAAGCCGTTTTTTCACGAATGGCTTTGCATGGATGACATTTGGGAAAAAACGCGTCGAACGACTACAACAAGATCCCTTGACACAACTCACCGATGGAGATGTGATCAATCTCGATGATACTCACAGTGCGCATCCTTATGCCAAGCAACTTCCGTTTCTCAGTTGGCTCTTTGACCACTCAATGAAAGTCTATGTATGGGCGACGAATCTTGTGGTTCTTCAGGCGGTTCTGAAAAGCGGGTTGGAGTATCCGTTGTTTTACCGTGTCTGGCATAAGCCAGAAATAAAAGGCGAAGGGATTACAAAACTAGATCTCGCTAGGCAAATGCTATTGATGCTGCGTGAATCCGTCACTTGCCACTTGTGGGTTGCGATGGATCGGTGGTACTTGTGTAAGCAGTTTTTCACATTTCTCGAAGAGAACAACTTTGATTGGGTTACCAAAGCCAAACGCAACACAATTTTATTCCGTAAAGTCATCGAACCCGGTACCCGTAGGGAACGTTTCGTGCCGCTAACTCCTGTCATGCTCATCCGTGAGGTGTTTAAGGAATTAACTCGAAAGGCAACTTCTGGGCTGGTCTCCATTTCCATTCCAGGGATTTACATGAAGCGTCCTTATGCCGCTGTCAATCGTAAAGGCAAGCAAGTGACCAAACATAAATATGTCCCAATCGCCGCTGTAGTCGCCATGCGATTAAAGGAAGATGAGCGACTCGATTCAGATAATGTAGAAACCGAAGGTGAGGATTCACCCGCCACATACAAAGGTGCGTACCTAATTATAAGCAACCGTCATGATACTCCGAAAGAAGCTCTACAAACGTATATCAAACGCTGGAGGATCGAAGTATTCTTTCGCGCTGCCAAGCAGGAACTAGCTTTCGAAAAGTGTCATTCTGAATCTCAAGCGCATCATCATGCTCATTTCGAATTATTGTTCACTGCCGAGACCTTATTAGCTGTTGCACTTTTTGAATTGAACAAAGAAAAAACGAGTGATGATGAAGGCTACACCCACGGCGAAATGGTTCGTGGCCTCTTCCACACTCGTTGCCAGGTTCGCGTGAAGAACCACAAAGGTATTCAGCGAATCTACATTGATTGTGACACACAAGTGCAGCAATTTGCAAGACTCATTGAATTATTTTGGCCTGAGCATTACTTAATGCTTCTTTGGGCTACGCCCAAACCCGATATTTACCAGAGTTTACCTCAAACTGCATAA